From the genome of Tsukamurella pulmonis:
TCGACGGTCCTCCGGTCGATCAACCGCATGCACGAGGTGACCCCGGGCGCCCGCGTCGACGGGCACATCACGCTCGACGGTGCCGACATCTACGGCGCCGGCGTCGATCCGGTGGGCGTGCGCAAGACCATCGGCATGGTCTTCCAGCGGCCCAACCCGTTCCCCACCATGTCGATCCGCGACAACGTCGTGGCCGGGCTCAAGCTGCAGGGCATCCGCAGCAAGTCCAAGCTCGACGAGGTGGCCGAGCAGTCGCTGCGCGGCGCCAACCTCTGGGGCGAGGTCAAGGACCGGCTGAACAAGCCCGGCGGCGGCCTCTCCGGCGGCCAGCAGCAGCGCCTGTGCATCGCCCGCGCCATCGCCGTCAGCCCCGACGTGCTCCTCATGGACGAGCCCTGCTCGGCGCTCGACCCGATCTCGACGCTCGCGATCGAGGACCTGATCGGCGAGCTCAAGCAGAAGTACACGATCGTCATCGTGACCCACAACATGCAGCAGGCCGCCCGCGTCTCGGACCAGACGGCCTTCTTCAACCTCGAGGCCACCGGTAAGCCGGGCAAGCTCATCGAGATCAACCCGACCGAGAAGATGTTCGCCAATCCGGACGAGCAGGCCACCGAGGACTACATCTCGGGCCGCTTCGGCTGACCGGTCACACCCGGGCGGTGATGTCGGATATCGGTCGTATCCTAGGACGATGACATCGCAGCCCCCGGCCGACGGCCGGTACAGCACCGTGCTGCCGGGCAACCGCGTCGTCGCCCGCGCACGGAACGCGGTGCTCCTCGTCGACGCGCCGGCGCTCGGCGGCCCGGCCGCGGCCGCGGGGTTGATCGCCGCCCTCGAGGCCGACGGCGATCGGACCGCCACCGTCCGCGACCACGCCGGGGTCGCCTTC
Proteins encoded in this window:
- the pstB gene encoding phosphate ABC transporter ATP-binding protein PstB yields the protein MAKRLDIKDLNIYYGAFHAVQDVSLTVPPNSVTAFIGPSGCGKSTVLRSINRMHEVTPGARVDGHITLDGADIYGAGVDPVGVRKTIGMVFQRPNPFPTMSIRDNVVAGLKLQGIRSKSKLDEVAEQSLRGANLWGEVKDRLNKPGGGLSGGQQQRLCIARAIAVSPDVLLMDEPCSALDPISTLAIEDLIGELKQKYTIVIVTHNMQQAARVSDQTAFFNLEATGKPGKLIEINPTEKMFANPDEQATEDYISGRFG